In Streptococcus parasuis, the following proteins share a genomic window:
- a CDS encoding sensor histidine kinase, with protein MIFEKRKVPLMFFVGMVFLYFPFYYAQYSPNPTAVVLATILFALVYCSLFYTDHKLYSLLAWFYLIGYIAVMSFWGNLQFSLFIFNLSNMLGWYYKENRPTYRTVSYGLLLLAIILWALFGPVPFEMRAFALVIHFFGLALLIFSWIETKRAALQQRLQEQNASINLLLAENERNRIGQDLHDTLGHVFAMLSVKAELVQTLLDHDQIDQAKKEVADLQTLAKDSMQEVRQIVQSLKQHTVTEELQILQQMLDLAGVDLVVLGGEIAEQLSLPVQNKLAMVLRELANNLLKHSRASKCRLLFEKDQQELVLHYEDNGVGFTQLTGQELHTIKDRLVTVKGSLEFLSLAKPTRLFIRIPFEEVVE; from the coding sequence ATGATATTTGAAAAAAGAAAGGTACCACTCATGTTCTTCGTGGGCATGGTCTTTCTCTATTTTCCCTTTTACTATGCCCAGTATAGTCCCAATCCGACGGCAGTTGTCCTAGCGACCATTCTCTTTGCCTTGGTCTATTGCTCCCTCTTTTATACCGACCACAAGCTCTATTCCCTGCTGGCTTGGTTTTACCTGATTGGCTATATCGCCGTCATGAGTTTTTGGGGCAATCTGCAATTCTCCCTCTTTATCTTCAACCTGTCCAATATGCTGGGCTGGTATTATAAAGAGAATCGACCGACCTATCGGACGGTATCCTACGGGCTTTTGTTGCTGGCTATTATCCTATGGGCTCTCTTTGGCCCTGTTCCTTTTGAGATGAGAGCTTTTGCACTTGTTATCCACTTCTTTGGCTTGGCCTTGCTGATTTTCAGCTGGATTGAGACCAAGCGGGCAGCCCTTCAGCAACGCCTACAGGAGCAGAATGCGTCTATCAATCTCCTGCTGGCTGAGAATGAACGCAACCGTATCGGTCAGGACTTGCACGACACACTGGGTCATGTCTTTGCCATGCTGTCTGTCAAGGCTGAGCTGGTCCAGACTTTGTTAGACCACGACCAGATTGACCAGGCCAAGAAGGAGGTGGCAGACCTTCAGACCTTGGCCAAGGACTCCATGCAGGAGGTCCGCCAGATTGTCCAGTCCCTCAAGCAGCACACAGTGACAGAGGAACTCCAGATTTTGCAGCAGATGTTGGACTTGGCAGGAGTGGATTTGGTCGTCTTGGGTGGGGAAATAGCAGAGCAGCTCAGCTTGCCTGTCCAGAACAAGCTGGCTATGGTGCTGAGAGAGTTGGCCAATAACCTGCTCAAACACAGCCGGGCTAGTAAGTGCCGTTTGTTGTTTGAAAAAGACCAGCAAGAATTGGTTTTACACTACGAAGACAACGGTGTGGGTTTTACCCAGTTGACTGGTCAGGAATTGCATACCATAAAGGACAGGTTGGTAACGGTGAAAGGAAGTTTGGAGTTTCTTTCTCTGGCCAAGCCCACCCGCCTGTTCATACGAATTCCGTTTGAGGAGGTGGTAGAATGA
- a CDS encoding YqgQ family protein, producing the protein MKRLYDVQQLLKRFGIVVYMGNRLYDIEMMQIELNRVYQAGLLDRLDYLEAELVLRREHRLELEYQKLKESRK; encoded by the coding sequence ATGAAAAGACTTTATGATGTACAACAATTGCTCAAACGTTTTGGTATCGTTGTTTATATGGGAAACCGTCTGTACGACATTGAAATGATGCAGATTGAGCTCAATCGAGTCTATCAGGCAGGTTTACTTGATCGATTGGACTATTTGGAAGCAGAACTTGTTTTGAGGCGTGAACATCGTTTGGAGTTAGAGTACCAGAAATTGAAGGAGAGTAGAAAATGA
- a CDS encoding acyltransferase family protein, which yields MRIKWLSVIRVIGLLFVLLYHYFIKQFPGGFVGVDLFFTLSGYLTTALLIDEFAAHKKIDIIAFFRRRIYRILPPLVLTILLVVPLALTIRNDFIANIGSQITAALGFVTNFFEILSGGSYENQFSPHLFVHTWTLAIEMQFYIIWAGFIWFMARTARSIGQLRGTIFLSSSILFLFSFLGMFISAFFVSNYSAIYYSTFTHIFPFFIGSILATIVGVKQTTHSFHKLVEQFSIRNLLLIFAGGFGIELLLLFFLQFSSIWTYLFGFLLSGLATAAMIFAARILHEKTPHITEPKAILFIANISYGMYLFHWPFLIIFSQLLPSIVAVILSLIFSTILSTISFYVLEPYVVGKVGKLFGLAVDLKPYKKHITIGFSILTLLNFAICLFAPKLGNFDKENMVSSLYQAQTQLATTRAGVENAQATSYEIQEGVTIFGDSVTVRASTAVQTALPDAQIDGTVSRHLTEISGLISLYKKNNTLKQTVVVALGTNTSDNYQELLDQLVKEFPKGHRLIFVTPYDGNYTPSNSLAYQTGQYEKELANKYDYISIADWYQAAKDNPNIWINTDLVHFNLETDGATIFATTIKDAVEASANGPIKN from the coding sequence ATGCGAATTAAATGGTTATCGGTTATTAGGGTCATTGGACTATTATTTGTCTTACTCTATCACTATTTTATTAAACAATTTCCAGGTGGCTTTGTTGGGGTCGACCTATTCTTTACCCTGTCTGGTTATCTGACAACTGCACTGCTTATTGATGAATTTGCAGCACACAAAAAAATTGACATCATTGCCTTTTTCCGTCGTAGAATCTATCGCATTTTACCACCTTTAGTGTTGACTATCTTGCTCGTCGTTCCACTTGCATTGACCATTCGGAATGACTTCATCGCTAATATCGGTAGTCAAATTACTGCTGCATTAGGTTTTGTAACAAACTTTTTTGAAATCCTATCTGGTGGAAGCTATGAAAACCAATTTTCTCCTCATTTGTTCGTACACACTTGGACGCTCGCTATTGAGATGCAATTCTATATCATCTGGGCAGGATTCATTTGGTTCATGGCACGAACTGCTCGATCAATTGGACAATTGAGAGGAACCATTTTCCTCAGTTCAAGTATTCTATTTCTCTTCAGTTTCTTGGGAATGTTCATTTCGGCTTTCTTTGTCAGCAACTATTCAGCAATCTACTACTCAACCTTTACACATATATTCCCATTCTTTATCGGAAGCATCTTAGCTACAATAGTTGGTGTAAAACAAACAACGCACTCCTTCCACAAACTAGTTGAGCAATTCTCTATCCGAAATCTATTACTCATTTTTGCAGGTGGTTTCGGCATTGAATTACTCCTTCTATTTTTCCTTCAATTCAGCTCTATTTGGACTTACCTTTTTGGTTTCCTCTTGTCCGGTTTGGCAACAGCTGCAATGATCTTCGCAGCTCGAATCCTTCATGAGAAAACACCTCATATTACTGAGCCAAAGGCCATCTTGTTCATTGCCAACATTTCTTATGGGATGTATCTCTTCCATTGGCCATTTCTCATCATCTTTTCTCAATTACTCCCAAGTATCGTGGCTGTTATTCTATCTCTCATTTTTTCTACTATCCTATCAACTATTTCCTTCTATGTTTTGGAGCCATATGTTGTAGGTAAAGTAGGAAAATTATTTGGTCTAGCGGTCGACTTAAAGCCTTATAAGAAACATATTACCATTGGCTTTTCGATTCTAACCCTACTAAACTTCGCTATCTGCCTATTTGCTCCTAAACTTGGAAATTTTGACAAAGAAAACATGGTAAGTTCACTTTATCAAGCTCAAACGCAATTGGCCACCACTCGAGCTGGTGTAGAAAATGCTCAAGCAACCAGTTATGAGATTCAAGAGGGGGTAACCATTTTCGGTGACTCTGTTACTGTCCGTGCTAGCACAGCTGTTCAAACAGCTCTACCTGACGCACAAATCGATGGAACTGTCAGCCGACATCTAACTGAGATTTCCGGTCTAATCAGCTTATACAAGAAAAATAATACCCTGAAACAAACTGTTGTGGTTGCCTTAGGGACCAATACAAGTGATAATTATCAAGAATTATTAGATCAGCTTGTCAAAGAATTTCCTAAAGGGCACAGACTCATCTTTGTCACACCCTATGATGGAAATTATACTCCAAGCAATTCACTTGCTTATCAGACAGGCCAATACGAAAAAGAATTGGCAAACAAATATGATTATATTTCGATTGCTGACTGGTACCAAGCTGCGAAAGACAACCCAAACATCTGGATCAATACAGACCTTGTGCATTTCAATCTCGAAACAGATGGAGCAACAATCTTTGCAACAACCATTAAGGATGCTGTAGAAGCCAGTGCAAATGGACCGATCAAAAATTAA
- a CDS encoding ABC transporter ATP-binding protein has translation MIQVNQLEKIIKGRTILSNISFEIKSGECVALIGPNGAGKTTLMSCLLGDRKATKGQVLLDGLAPQARSNKETVAVLPQENAIPTDLNVKELLRFFQAIYKDSLTDVEIDSLLCFSPEQKNQLAGKLSGGQKRLLAFVICLIGKPKLLFLDEPTAGMDTSTRQRFWEIVHELKAQGVTIFYSSHYIEEVEHTAERILVLHQGRLLRDTTPFAMRSEEQEKEVTLPIAFAAVVESLAEINEISYKQDTVSFKTRSIEQVWANLQEAGCRISDLEVQNKTLLNSLFDKTREEES, from the coding sequence ATGATTCAAGTCAATCAGTTAGAAAAAATCATCAAAGGTCGGACAATCTTGTCCAATATTTCCTTTGAAATCAAGTCTGGGGAATGTGTAGCTTTGATTGGTCCAAATGGGGCTGGGAAAACGACGCTTATGTCCTGTTTGTTGGGAGATAGGAAGGCGACGAAAGGTCAGGTTTTGTTGGATGGTCTGGCTCCACAGGCTCGGTCCAATAAAGAAACTGTAGCAGTCTTACCACAAGAAAATGCTATCCCGACAGACCTGAATGTCAAGGAATTGCTCCGCTTTTTCCAAGCCATCTACAAGGATAGTCTGACAGATGTGGAAATCGACAGCCTGCTCTGCTTTTCCCCAGAGCAAAAAAATCAACTGGCCGGCAAGCTATCGGGTGGTCAGAAGCGGCTCTTGGCTTTCGTCATCTGTCTGATTGGAAAGCCAAAGTTGCTCTTCTTGGACGAGCCGACGGCGGGCATGGATACTTCGACCCGCCAGCGTTTTTGGGAGATTGTCCATGAACTTAAGGCTCAGGGTGTGACTATTTTTTATAGCAGCCACTATATCGAGGAAGTGGAGCATACGGCGGAGCGGATTTTGGTCTTGCACCAGGGGCGGTTACTAAGAGATACCACGCCATTTGCCATGCGGAGTGAGGAGCAAGAAAAAGAAGTGACATTGCCGATTGCTTTTGCGGCGGTGGTGGAGAGCTTGGCTGAAATCAATGAAATCAGCTATAAACAAGACACGGTCAGCTTTAAGACCCGATCTATTGAGCAGGTTTGGGCAAATTTGCAGGAAGCAGGCTGTCGGATTTCAGACTTAGAAGTGCAGAACAAGACCCTACTCAACAGTTTATTTGACAAGACGAGGGAGGAAGAATCATGA
- a CDS encoding rhodanese-like domain-containing protein, which produces MNSLWVFLVFLIVLGAWMGFNYWRLRRAASVIDNAEFAEKIHGGQLIDLRDPSEFNRKHILGARNIPYQQLKMSTAALRKDKPVLIYENDRGQLVTPAALHLKKQGFNEIYILSYGLNGWNGKVKAGR; this is translated from the coding sequence ATGAACTCATTGTGGGTATTTTTAGTATTTTTAATTGTTTTGGGAGCCTGGATGGGCTTTAATTATTGGCGACTACGCCGTGCGGCATCTGTAATTGATAATGCAGAATTTGCGGAGAAAATCCACGGTGGTCAGTTGATTGATTTACGCGATCCAAGTGAATTTAATAGAAAACATATTCTCGGAGCCCGTAATATTCCATATCAACAGTTGAAAATGAGCACAGCTGCTCTTCGTAAAGATAAACCTGTTTTGATTTATGAAAATGACCGTGGTCAGTTGGTAACACCAGCAGCCCTTCATTTGAAGAAACAGGGCTTTAATGAAATCTATATTTTAAGCTATGGTTTGAATGGCTGGAATGGAAAAGTGAAAGCTGGAAGATAA
- a CDS encoding ABC transporter permease gives MKALVQVEAVKLSRSLGVFLLSIGMPVIFFLIFSSTVQFDDAAMQKAFIQSYMLTMTGFSMSGFALFTFPMMLAEDRNNSWLTFIQHSPLPIWQYYLSKLVRVLLCFVSSIAIVFAVGGLVKGVEMTAQEWVISALLLLVTSIVFLAIGLLLVQIQSEQTMSVVANLLYFVLAIMGGSWMPVSLFPDWVQRICKLMPSYHVNQLVTTYAQEGDFLWKSLLIVLGYAIIFLGIALVMNRKTEQQ, from the coding sequence ATGAAAGCATTGGTGCAAGTAGAAGCGGTCAAATTATCTAGAAGTTTGGGAGTTTTTCTCCTATCTATCGGCATGCCCGTCATCTTTTTCCTGATTTTTTCATCAACCGTCCAGTTTGATGATGCAGCCATGCAAAAGGCCTTCATCCAGTCCTATATGCTGACCATGACAGGATTTTCCATGTCGGGCTTTGCCCTCTTTACCTTTCCCATGATGCTGGCTGAGGATAGAAACAATAGCTGGCTGACCTTTATCCAGCATTCGCCTCTGCCAATCTGGCAATACTATCTTTCCAAACTCGTGCGGGTCTTGCTCTGCTTTGTGTCTTCTATTGCCATTGTTTTTGCGGTGGGTGGCTTAGTTAAGGGTGTAGAGATGACAGCTCAAGAATGGGTAATTTCGGCTCTCTTACTTTTAGTAACCTCTATCGTATTTCTAGCTATTGGCTTGCTTTTGGTGCAAATTCAGTCGGAACAAACCATGTCGGTGGTGGCCAACTTGCTTTATTTTGTTCTGGCCATCATGGGTGGCTCTTGGATGCCTGTTTCCCTCTTTCCTGACTGGGTACAGCGGATCTGCAAACTCATGCCCAGCTACCATGTCAACCAGCTGGTGACCACCTATGCTCAAGAGGGAGATTTTCTCTGGAAATCCTTGCTAATTGTCCTAGGATATGCCATAATTTTCTTAGGAATTGCTCTAGTTATGAATAGAAAAACTGAGCAACAGTGA
- a CDS encoding Dps family protein gives MMKQKYYQSPAEIASFSPRPSLADSKAVLNQAVADLSVAHSILHQVHWYMRGRGFMIWHPKMDEYMEEIDGYLDEMSERLITLGGAPFSTLKEFSENSQLKEVPGDYNVTIEEQLARVVVVFRYLSALFQKGFDVSDEEGDSVTNDIFNVAKASIEKHIWMLQAELGQAPKL, from the coding sequence ATGATGAAACAAAAATATTATCAATCTCCAGCAGAAATTGCGTCTTTCAGCCCGCGTCCATCATTGGCTGATTCTAAGGCTGTTTTGAATCAAGCGGTGGCCGATTTATCAGTAGCCCATTCTATCCTCCATCAAGTTCATTGGTATATGCGTGGTCGTGGCTTTATGATTTGGCATCCAAAGATGGATGAGTATATGGAAGAAATCGATGGCTATTTGGATGAGATGAGTGAGCGCTTAATTACCTTAGGTGGGGCACCATTTTCTACCCTTAAAGAGTTTAGTGAAAATAGTCAGCTCAAGGAAGTTCCTGGTGATTACAATGTAACGATTGAAGAGCAATTGGCGCGTGTGGTAGTGGTGTTCCGCTATCTGTCTGCTCTTTTCCAAAAGGGATTTGATGTTAGTGATGAAGAAGGTGACAGCGTAACCAACGATATTTTCAATGTGGCTAAGGCTAGTATTGAAAAACATATTTGGATGCTACAGGCAGAACTTGGTCAGGCACCAAAATTGTAA
- the rsmD gene encoding 16S rRNA (guanine(966)-N(2))-methyltransferase RsmD, giving the protein MRIVSGIYGGRPLKTLEGKVTRPTSDKVRGAMFNMIGPYFEGGRVLDLYAGSGGLSIEAVSRGMNQAVLVERDRKAQAVIKENIQMTKDSDKFQLLQMDARQALATLSGTFDLVFLDPPYAEQEIEAVITELCRRHLLAEDVMVVCETDKNVQLPEEIAELGIWKEKVYGISKVTVYVR; this is encoded by the coding sequence ATGAGAATTGTATCAGGTATCTATGGTGGAAGACCGCTCAAAACATTAGAAGGGAAGGTAACACGTCCTACTTCTGATAAAGTTCGCGGTGCCATGTTTAATATGATTGGTCCATATTTTGAAGGTGGTCGTGTCCTTGATTTGTACGCTGGTAGCGGTGGCTTGTCTATTGAAGCGGTATCAAGAGGGATGAATCAGGCAGTCTTAGTAGAACGTGACCGGAAAGCACAAGCTGTTATCAAAGAAAACATTCAGATGACTAAGGATTCAGATAAATTTCAACTCTTGCAAATGGATGCTAGGCAAGCCTTGGCGACATTGAGTGGAACTTTTGACCTTGTTTTTCTGGATCCGCCATATGCAGAGCAGGAAATTGAGGCAGTCATCACTGAGCTTTGTCGTCGTCACTTATTGGCAGAGGATGTGATGGTTGTTTGTGAGACGGATAAAAACGTCCAGCTTCCTGAAGAGATTGCAGAGCTCGGAATTTGGAAAGAAAAAGTATATGGAATTAGTAAGGTAACTGTATATGTCAGATAG
- a CDS encoding response regulator transcription factor, which translates to MRILVAEDQAMLRDALCQLLGFQDTVEAVLQAENGSQAIALLEKEPVDVVLLDIEMPEKTGLDVLEWVRGKALPVKVVIMTTFKRPGYFERAVKADVDAYVLKERSIADLMRTIETVLAGRKEYSPELMDILLTQRSPLTNLESQLLKLVAEGLSNKEIASQLHLSDGTVRNYMTSILSKLGAENRTAAVKVAQEKGYL; encoded by the coding sequence ATGAGAATCTTAGTCGCAGAAGATCAAGCAATGCTGCGGGACGCCCTCTGTCAGCTCTTGGGTTTTCAAGATACGGTTGAGGCTGTTTTGCAGGCAGAAAACGGCAGCCAGGCCATTGCTCTTTTGGAAAAAGAGCCAGTAGATGTGGTGCTCTTAGATATAGAAATGCCTGAAAAGACGGGCCTGGATGTCTTGGAATGGGTGCGGGGGAAAGCCTTGCCTGTCAAGGTTGTCATCATGACCACCTTCAAGCGACCAGGCTATTTCGAGCGGGCGGTCAAGGCTGATGTGGATGCCTATGTGCTCAAGGAACGCTCCATCGCAGACCTTATGCGGACCATTGAAACGGTCTTGGCGGGGCGGAAGGAATATTCGCCAGAGTTGATGGACATTCTCCTAACCCAACGCAGTCCCTTAACCAACTTGGAAAGTCAACTACTCAAGCTGGTGGCAGAAGGTCTGTCCAATAAGGAAATCGCCAGCCAGCTCCACCTGTCTGACGGGACGGTCCGTAACTACATGACCTCTATCCTGTCCAAACTAGGTGCCGAAAACCGCACCGCAGCTGTTAAGGTGGCACAGGAAAAGGGTTATCTATAA
- a CDS encoding YutD family protein, translating to MKKEISPEMYNYNKFPGPSFARVGNKVVSENIELNLVDNFKDAFDQTAFGQRFSPIMLKFDYIVGDWGNEQLRLKGFYRDEKPVKSDLKIGRLDDYLTEYCNFGCAYFVLENPKPQELEEEPEEKTSRKRHRSRNRNRQKQRTEELVTKDKKVSRNEPKRSKSTSDTSKEQGRHFTVKNNKPSTGKQQKQERAQKHDKKQHHREMNEAKRGFVIRQK from the coding sequence ATGAAGAAAGAAATTTCACCAGAAATGTATAATTACAATAAATTTCCAGGTCCGAGTTTTGCACGTGTTGGAAATAAGGTCGTTTCAGAGAATATTGAGCTCAATTTAGTCGATAATTTCAAAGATGCTTTTGATCAGACTGCTTTTGGGCAACGCTTTTCGCCCATCATGTTGAAATTCGATTATATTGTTGGTGATTGGGGAAATGAACAACTTCGGTTAAAAGGGTTTTATCGTGACGAGAAACCGGTCAAGTCTGATTTAAAAATTGGGCGGTTAGATGATTATTTAACAGAATATTGTAATTTTGGATGTGCCTACTTTGTTCTTGAAAATCCAAAACCACAAGAGTTAGAAGAAGAACCTGAAGAAAAAACAAGTCGCAAACGTCACCGTAGTCGGAATCGAAACCGACAAAAACAACGTACAGAAGAATTGGTAACGAAGGACAAGAAAGTCAGCCGTAATGAACCAAAACGATCTAAGTCAACTTCAGATACTTCAAAAGAGCAGGGCCGTCATTTTACCGTAAAAAACAATAAACCGTCCACAGGTAAGCAACAGAAACAAGAGCGCGCGCAAAAACACGATAAGAAACAGCACCATCGTGAAATGAATGAAGCCAAACGTGGATTTGTCATCCGCCAGAAATAG
- a CDS encoding low molecular weight protein-tyrosine-phosphatase: protein MQKIVFVCLGNICRSPMAEFVMKDLTNQVYIESRATSSWEHGNPIHPGTQNIFRKHNISYDGTKTSQQISQNDFETFDFIIGMDSQNVQDLKRMAPSSAQNKIFQFTDESVPDPWYTGDFDETYRIVSKGCQHWLNKILSMNSNKDSV, encoded by the coding sequence ATGCAAAAAATAGTTTTTGTCTGCCTTGGAAATATTTGTCGCAGTCCAATGGCAGAGTTCGTTATGAAAGATTTAACAAATCAAGTATATATTGAAAGTCGAGCAACATCTAGCTGGGAACACGGAAATCCCATTCATCCTGGAACGCAAAATATTTTCAGAAAACACAATATCAGCTATGATGGCACGAAGACTTCGCAACAAATCAGTCAGAATGACTTTGAAACATTTGATTTTATCATAGGAATGGATAGTCAGAATGTCCAAGATTTGAAAAGAATGGCTCCCTCTTCTGCCCAAAATAAAATTTTTCAGTTTACAGATGAATCAGTCCCCGACCCATGGTATACTGGCGATTTTGACGAAACCTATAGGATTGTTTCGAAAGGCTGCCAACATTGGTTGAATAAGATTTTATCAATGAATTCTAACAAAGACTCTGTGTAA
- a CDS encoding CsbD family protein translates to MSEDKLSAKLEQLSGSVKEGLGKLTGDKEIEVEGIVEKGIGKAKELVEDAKDSIEGAVQGIKNAFDKEDK, encoded by the coding sequence ATGTCAGAAGATAAATTAAGTGCAAAATTGGAACAATTATCAGGATCAGTGAAAGAAGGACTTGGTAAATTAACAGGTGACAAGGAAATCGAAGTCGAAGGAATTGTCGAAAAAGGAATCGGAAAAGCTAAAGAACTGGTTGAAGATGCAAAAGACAGTATCGAAGGTGCAGTACAGGGCATAAAAAATGCATTTGACAAGGAAGACAAATAA
- a CDS encoding SepM family pheromone-processing serine protease, which translates to MKKNKKWLLIVSIIMGTLLIWFSVFVRLPYYIESPGGASDIREVLTVNNEEDKEPGSYNFTYVSVLQATALQLLIAQFNPYADIASAEEMTGGADSEEYYRIAQFYMETSQNMAKYQGLTLANKDVEMDFFGVYVLDLAEDSTFKNVLNIADTVVSINGKTFESSQDLIKYVSGLELDSDVTVGYVSEGEEKTADGKIIKLSNGKNGIGITLVDHTEVKSSVPIDFQTGGIGGPSAGLMFTLAIYTQLAEPDLRDGRVIAGTGTIEQDGSVGDIGGADKKVLSAINAGASVFFVPNNPVDPEILKKDPTAKTNYEEAKEAAEKANADIEIVPVTTVQEAIDYLKSTKSE; encoded by the coding sequence ATGAAGAAAAATAAGAAATGGCTTTTGATTGTTTCAATTATTATGGGGACGTTATTGATATGGTTTTCCGTATTTGTTCGTCTACCATATTATATTGAAAGTCCTGGAGGGGCTTCGGATATTCGGGAAGTATTGACAGTCAACAATGAAGAAGATAAGGAGCCAGGTTCTTATAATTTTACCTATGTATCGGTCTTGCAGGCAACAGCCTTACAGTTGCTGATTGCTCAGTTTAACCCTTACGCAGATATTGCTTCTGCAGAAGAAATGACGGGTGGTGCAGACAGTGAAGAATACTATCGGATTGCTCAATTTTACATGGAAACCTCTCAAAACATGGCTAAATATCAAGGTTTAACCTTGGCAAATAAGGATGTGGAGATGGATTTCTTCGGTGTTTACGTGTTGGACTTAGCAGAAGATTCTACATTTAAAAATGTTTTGAATATCGCTGATACGGTCGTTAGTATTAATGGAAAAACCTTTGAATCTTCTCAGGATCTAATTAAATATGTTTCAGGCTTAGAACTTGATAGTGATGTAACAGTTGGCTATGTTAGTGAAGGAGAAGAAAAGACTGCCGACGGAAAAATTATCAAATTATCAAATGGTAAAAACGGAATTGGTATCACGCTGGTGGACCATACTGAGGTAAAAAGTTCTGTCCCAATTGATTTCCAAACAGGAGGAATTGGTGGTCCAAGTGCTGGTCTGATGTTTACATTAGCTATTTATACACAGTTGGCAGAGCCAGACTTGCGTGATGGTCGTGTCATAGCTGGAACAGGAACGATTGAACAAGATGGTTCCGTTGGAGACATTGGAGGAGCAGATAAAAAAGTATTATCTGCGATTAATGCTGGTGCAAGTGTTTTCTTTGTTCCAAATAATCCAGTGGACCCAGAAATTTTGAAAAAGGATCCAACGGCTAAAACAAACTACGAAGAAGCAAAAGAAGCAGCAGAAAAGGCCAATGCTGATATTGAAATCGTACCAGTGACGACTGTTCAAGAAGCCATTGATTATTTGAAGAGTACTAAGAGCGAGTAA
- the coaD gene encoding pantetheine-phosphate adenylyltransferase: MSDRIGMFTGSFDPITNGHMDLIERASGLFEKLYVGVFTNPKKSGLMTGKERLVILERLFAGLENIEVILVENELVVDVAKRYGVTHLVRGLRNATDLEYESSFDFYNRQLAPDLETIYLIAKPELKFVSSSQVRELIYFKQDISLYVPAVVNEEIKKYEEK; encoded by the coding sequence ATGTCAGATAGAATCGGAATGTTTACAGGGTCTTTTGATCCAATTACAAATGGACATATGGACCTCATTGAGCGAGCAAGTGGCTTGTTTGAAAAATTATATGTCGGAGTGTTTACCAATCCGAAAAAGTCTGGCTTGATGACGGGTAAGGAACGATTGGTTATTTTGGAAAGACTTTTTGCTGGCTTAGAGAACATCGAGGTCATTCTAGTTGAAAATGAATTAGTGGTCGATGTTGCCAAACGTTATGGTGTGACTCATTTGGTTAGGGGCTTGCGTAATGCAACGGACTTGGAATATGAATCTAGTTTTGATTTTTACAACCGTCAGCTAGCACCAGATTTGGAAACGATCTATTTGATTGCAAAGCCAGAGCTCAAGTTCGTATCATCCAGCCAGGTTCGGGAGTTGATCTATTTTAAACAAGATATTAGTTTATATGTACCTGCAGTTGTAAATGAGGAGATAAAAAAGTATGAAGAAAAATAA